ATGTGCTGTTGCTGCTAATGATTGTAACATGCCGTATATCTCCTAAAAGTTTTCACCTGGCTGATCCTTATGACGCACTCTTACCAATTCACTGTTTCTGCAACATGCTTTGCCTCAAATGCCATACAGTATGTGCTGTGTCATGCGTTAACTGTGGTGTATGTAGTGGAGGTTAGTATGTCTGCGCTAAtccacctgcttttgttgttttagaTCATTGTTACTTTGTTGGAGTGCAGTACCATCCAGAGTTCACCTCGAGGCCCATCAAACCTTCTCCTCCATACTTGGGTCTcctgctggctgctgctggaaaACTCCAGGGCTACCTGTCCAAGGGCTGTCGCCTCTCTCCACGGTAAGCTCCGACACAGCCAGTGGCATCaaatcacatttaaaagcattCGTGTTCATATTTAATCTGTGAACTGACATTAATGCTGactgattaaaaacatttacatttgattGGGACTTTATGTACACGTGGCCAACCTTAGCTGTCGTGTATCTAGtaaagacatttttgtttttattaaaccCTTTACACTACaaattgtttgacatttttatgcatcaCTGAATTAACCCAAATGTAGTTGACTTGTGAACCTGAATGGAAATTTACAAGCGCATTTTTATTCAATGTCATAATCTACTCTCTCACAGTCAGTTTACAGTGACACTATGTCATCATTCCACATGCAGTCACAATAAAGCAACCCCTGTAAGGCAGCACTGCTATAACGCTCATTTTATGTATTCATCTTTCATTGCAGGGACACTTACAGCGACCGCAGCGGCAGCAGCTCTCCTGAGACAGACATCTGCGAGCTGAGGTTCCCCTCTTTGTCCCCAGAATAAAGCACATGTAGATGTTGTGGTTGTGTAACACTCCTGCAGATCAATGCAAGGCCCAGAAAAAAAACTGGTCCGTAAAATCGTTTTTACAACACTGATAGGTACAATGTCTTGTTACAGTAATTTATACTGTAGTGAATATATTATGTTTATAGGTAACGGGATGTCTTGATGTTAACTCTGGGGGGGTGAAGAGTTGCTGGAATAAGCAGAAGCTgggatgaagtgtgtgtgtggggaatTTTGCAGAATTTTTTGTAGGAATGAAAAAAGAGTGGGGTGAGGAATGAATGGTAAAATATCGTATCATCATCATATATTTGTGAGGAGATGGATGGTTTGGAGTCAGGGTCTGTGCAGTTGGTTTTCTTTTTGAGGCAGCCGTCCTGTAAATCAATCCAATCCAGTGTATGCAAACATTATGATTTCGTACAGTTGTTTGCGTCTTGTATTGCCAAAATTTGCCCATGTATCATGACAAACACATCCAGTGGTCTTTTactggctgtttacagtataccctcctatcagccaaaaagctatgatataGGAATATGTAGGAGAGTATGTTCACTTCTTTCatggtaacctacccatcttCCTCGAAATACACTCACCTCATCAGTTACCACTACAAAACCGGACACATCATTGATAGATTTACCTCTTTGACTTATCTGTTAgtgtttttttatagttttatgtGTTTCTGCTTTTAGGTTTAATACTGTCTTACATATCTTAACTGTCATTCAGGGTTACTACAGAAAAGTGAGTAAGCTACATGCCACTCTGGTTTCAAATAATCTTGTACTGTATTACATGGGGTGTGCATGCAAATCCATACGAGTCTGAGATTAAACTGGACCACAATGATGTGCTTTGGTAACTgtgggatatatatatatatatatatatatatatatatatatatatatatatatatatatatatatatatatatatatatatatatgaatgatGTTATTTGTTATAGGTTGAATTGCTCAGGCATTAGCCGATTTCACAAGGACAATGGGTTTTAATTTTCTCATGAAAGCCGTAATGGTTGTGCACTTCGGGGTGTTACTACTTTAAAGTTGTTATGCCTTAAACCTGAACTCACCAGCTCTGCTTGCATGGCTTTTATGTTTGAGACCGGTTTGCCTGCTGACATCAGCAAACATGGTTATGAACCGCATTGCCCTTTGCTGCGCTATCTGTACCAGAACTTCCTAAAATGAGTTATACTTATGCACAGTCATCTGACAATCCGGCCGCCTTAATGTGACCCTTGAGTCAACAGTATTAACTGAAAAATAAGCTTGTCATATAAAGCTGATGACttaaaactaaaagaaaaacctAAATATTTGATCTCCAAACATCAGTAGCAGCCAAGTGTAAATAAGCGTCAAGCCTCCAAGTTGCATTTTCACTTGGAGTCTTGACAAATTTAGTGGACCACGATAGTTAAATCATTGCTGCCAGTGCCTTTTATTTATCTGGTGACCCAGATGTACGAAAAACatgctgtatttttatatttatgaagTTTGGATGCATGTGTGATGCAATATGGATGTTTATTCTGAATAAATATGCTTTTATTCCTCTTGATAATATGGCCTTTGTTCTAGTGGAGCTGAGGATGATGGCAACTTCTGCTTTTTACCAACGACTGAGACACATGAGTTTTTAGGCAAAACCATAAAAGACATTTATTGATACTTGCACACATGAGAGACTGAAAGGCTTTGTCTTCACTGATGGCACTATTCCCAGtgttgtttggtgctgagaGCACACTGGTGTATTCATTTATATACATAACTAAATGCTGCTGTAGCATTCCCTAGAGGCTGTCCTACTCATTACACCCCGCAATATGAAAAGGTTACTGAAATTATGTAAACAAACCCAAAATATGAGAAGGTTAGTCAAATTATGTAAGCAAACATTTGGAAGACCAGTATACAGGATTtaggacatattggcagaaatggaatatttaCCAGCCAGGATGATGTTGTGATGACTGGTATTCTTTTCACCTTGCAAGTCTGTGCGTGTCATCATGAGGAAATGTGGTCCTGGTGCCACCTGCTGTAGAGGCATCTACCATAGCCATTTTGAGTATTATGCCAGGTGTTGGTCcctctgtggacagattttgtcgaCATGATAATGTCACAACTTTGCAAAATAGAGTCACAAAACCTTAAGCTtggccttcattttgatctcagctACACAACTATAAAGATAGACATGGTCTGAGCAAGTAGGCCAGAAGTAGGGGGATAGGATGTAGTGAAGTGGCCACTGGCCACCCACTTTATGTCCCTGGCTCACAAAACATAACAGATGTGTAGTTTGAGGATGGGTGCCAGAAGCAGAGAAGGGGCCATCGACCCCCCACTTTACCTTGGCTGACATTTGCTTTAAATCGTGGATCACTGTATGGCAGCTGGAGTGATCTCATGGCAAGATTGGCTCTGGTCATAGctatgttttcatcagtgtgtAATCACCTAAAATGtagagttgtgtttttgtcaccttgtGTCAAACGCTAGAGCAACGCCGTTGCGGCGCGCGCACATTCAAGGgcacctatttttcagggtgcgACAGCTGGGCcttgagataaacagagttcgGCTTTTTGAGCGCAGCAGCACACACCGCATGTCATAACAAGGAACAGCCAATCGCAGCCAAAAGCTATTTgtcccttcttccgtaaatatggagaagaagttgatcatttgtTGTCTGTTCGACGGACAGTATTTTTGGCCTGATACACACTTACCAAATAACGCTtgaaagaagatcagctctgcactcaggatgtCATGTAAGTACGCTATGGTACGGACTCGGTGCTGgttatggttgcttagcaacctcagacgcaacctgcttCTGCacccttgaaagttggcacagagtaggcacaagagtatcgcccagtgcctgacctcgcgttttccaggcggttaaggACATGTCGTGTACAACTCCATAGAATGAGAGGTTTAAATCCACACATGGAACGGGTCCTCCTCTATGGacgctgccatgttgttctacagtagcccagaacggacaaaccaaacactgggcCTAGTTGGGGCCATTCGCGTTTTTGCATCgaccactgtagttctcctagaCGCTTGGCACATTGGAGAAGTTTCcgttggctgcaatctgcaacctcaccactagttACCACTAAATCCTAGACACGAGACCTTTAACAGACCTAGAACATGATTACTTATAGCATGCTAATAGTTTAATTACTGTCCGGTGATGATCATGTTTGAAAAGCTCAATTTGGGAgtgatgtttatttttggtTCTCTCATGTTTGCATTCTGACCACATATTAAGCCTTCAATGACTGGCACCTATGTTCAACACTAAAATAACCACGACGAAATTAAAGTAGACatgtaaacatgacaaaaaataacattaaactTCCGACAAACCTATTGtagaaaaaataattacatatCCTGAGCCTTTCTTAATGTTTCCCCAGGGAATATAAAGCTGCATTGTTACCAACTTCCCCTTTTTGGTGGCAGTGTTCACTCCACAGACAGGATCATAAAGTGATAAGAGTTGCTGCTAACAGTTGCCCATGCTCACCCACACTGTCTATGATTATTAAAGATGACATGTAGTTATGAGATGGTGACAGTGGGAAACTACAAGCTTTGCCTTGATACGCATTCACTACTTCCTTATCAAACTGCCTTTACTCCCACATCTGGCCCTCCCATTCCACAACAGCCCTCCCCATGTCCTTGTGCTGCCCCGCCTTTTGTCAAGTATCAACAGGCAAACtttcaagtccacacctctcaTTCACATGCGACAGTGCCAGTTAAGATCAGCAACTCAGCTGAGAACTGCAGCTCCACCGGGATCTACTTTTGTGGGACAGATTCCTCCACATACCGGCTTTTGAAGAGATTTTGATCAACCACCATGGGAATGAGACTGAGAGACTTGTGCTGCGGCCCTCAACTGCACAGCAGTCTGGGATGACTGTCAAACACAGCCTGCTTGACTGATTTGTGGGATTTATAAGGAGTGGCTGCTGCGGCTGCTTCACAACATTTGGAGCGTCAAAGCTAGGGAAGCAACTTGTTGGAAGCTGATGTGGGATTGCTAGTCCCTTACAGgtttcatctctttttttaaacctcttTCTCCAACCCCCTTGGAACCATCTCGGCTACTCAATATATTCCTCCTCAATCATTCCTAACCTTACTTACAGCCTTGTTTATAATTCCTGCAGTGCATTTTCTTTCACTTTCCCACAACTTCCATACACCTTTGCATCCCCACAAGCTGTATTCATCGTCatccctttttgtttttcccactACCAGCGACAATGGACCTGACTTTGTGGCAGTACCAGTTCAGGATCATCATGCTGGGGGACTCCACAGTGGGCAAGTCCTCCTTGCTGAAGCGCTACACTGAAGACTTGTTCCTGGAGTCCATCAACCAGACGGTGGGTGTAGACTTCTACGTTCACTTCCTGGAGGTGGAGCCAGATGTCCGCGTCAAGCTGCAGTTCTGGGACACAGCTGGCCAAGAGAGGTTCAGGTGAGGATGCACCAGGCCTTGCAGCACAACGACACCAAgacagtaaaacaaataatttgAATGATAAATATTCAAGGAATGACTCATGTGTATGCGAATGCGCTATCTAAATAAACTATCACTGGTTATTCCATTCGCGCCGGAGCTGTTCATCAGTGTTTGCTCTCAGCTATCACTGTGTATCCACCCTGTCACCCTCACAAGATCGGTGTGCAGTGTGTACAGAGATTCAGTGTGTGTACTGCTTAAAGTGGAAGAGGCAGATCTTTGAAAAGGAATTATTCTTAGTGCTCAGCATatttattgaaaaaagaaaaactcagagtaacatgtttctttctgtctctaaaTTCATTAAATCATTTCTCCAGTTGAATGAACCATAACAAATTGCAAACTGTGCCTGTTTGTGTTTACCTCCTCTCTGCATGGTATCTGTAGCCTGCTTAATCCCACATGAGTCAGCTAAAACTCAGCCAAATCCGGTTTGTTTTCATAAAGAGGTAATGAAGAAGTAAGTTTTCACCATCTGGCTGCTGGGAGGACTGTTTACCAAGCCTTTCCTTTGGTTTTAACAGTCGGTGACTCACAGGGGAACCGTATGCCTCTTGACAGTTTCATGATTAGGGTGATAAAAACACAGTGGCTATCAATTTCTTACAAAGGAACAGACTCTCTGTCAGTCTgcttatctaaaaaaaaattcagctcaAACAGTGCAGAGAATCAGCTGATTATTTGCTCACTTGAACAGGAAATACGACAAAGTCTGAACTCTGCACAACCCCAGCGAGGGCTTTGGTGGTTTTCATGTGCTGGAATTCAaaccttttctctttctctctgttttccctgcgtgtctctcttctctcctcaggTCAGTGACCCGTTCTTATTACCGCAACTCTGTCGGAGGCCTGCTGGTGTTTGACATGACCAACCAAGCCTCCTTTGACCATATTAAGGAGTGGCATGCTGAAGTGTGCGAGCGAGTGATGCCGCATAAGGTTCTGTTCGTCCTGGTGGGCCAGAAGAGCGACCGAGATGCCGAGGGGGAAAGAGTGGTGAGTCGGGAAGAGGCTGAGAAACTGGCCGGGCAGCTGGGGATGCCCTATGTGGAAGTCTCTGCCAAGACGGGTCAGAATGTGAAGGACGCCTTCGAGCTGCTCACTCGTCGGATCTACCAGGGTCTGCTGAGCGGAGAGGTAGAGCTGCAAGAGGGTTGGGATGGAGTCAAGTGTACGGCACCACAGGCGCTGCAGTTACAGAGAGCCAGCCAGGCACAGCCCAGCACCAAGAACAACAAGAAGTGTTGTGCTTAAACCTCGGACTGGTGGTGGTCACCCACACGCACTCAAGTTACTGGCAAAACAAAACCAGCCCCTGGAGAGTTGGATTTGTGGTGGAAGTTTACTGTTATGAAAACCACTTTTTTGCACCTATGATAGTGGTTAAAACAAATTGTTATGCCTTTGTAGGTACAAGACACTGCCAAGATTTAACTTCAGAAACTTATATATTTAGCTACGACGGCAGCGTGACAATGTTGGCCCACCACTTCAATCTGAAATATCTCTAAAACCTAAATACTGTTAGATGGATtgcagtgacattttgcagagaCATTCACGGCCCTCGAGGATTATTTCctgctgactttggtgatcccccgGCTTTTCATCTTgcaccaccagcaggttgacatttttggtgaAATGTCTTGACAGCTATTCGATGTATGGCTGCAGGTGTTCAAGGTCACTTTGCTTTTCATTTAGCGCCATTATTAGGTCAAAATTTTGGTTTGTCCAATTCTGTGGTTCGTGAATACTAAAGATGTTCAAATCTGCCACAGCTGTACTTTGTGACAAATGTTGgtgggtgggaatcaccagaggccctacgatacaatattatcatgatacttaggtcacaatacaattttattgCGATTCTAAAAATGTTGAAGTATTGGGATAACATATTGAGATATATTGTGATTCAAAGGAAAAACTTTGAAGTTTTCAGTCAGTTCATCTCACTCCATTTTCATTGCAGCAAACTGTATCTATTGGACTGAAAAAGGAATTGATTTTCTTATTCTAGTAGACTACTAAAAGTTCAAtttgtatttagaatatttataatttatgtgataaaaaaatagatacatgGCGCCTGTGTATTGATAAAATATTGATAcacgatactatgctgtatccatttccccccacccctaacCGGTCAAACTAAGATATAAATAAGACGGTAAAGTATCCACATCTAGTTTAAATTGTGCCATAGTCACAAATCTGCTACCATAATTCTAAACTGTTAGTGTTGTTTTATTGCAGTATGTATATCTTTTCATATTTATGGGACTTTACTCCATGCCTGTGTGGGATTCAAGGCCCACAGTTGATCAGACTAACATGGACTGATGAGGTCATTGCTTACCTCAGTTCAGAGGGGCAGGAGTTGTAATGATGACATATTGGGCCAAAGCTGTTGGCTCAAGATGAGACTACTTTGCCATTGCGTTCAATCTACAAGGATGGGATACGACTCATCTTCTCTCCTATTGGTTTTTGGACCTCAAGACCTCAACAGTGGTCGCCAAACTTGGGGTCCTGCTGCCCCAAGAGGTCTTCGGATATATCTGAGTGGTTGCGTGATGGTTAAGGAGGAACTGCTCACTGCTCATTTCCACACCAAAGGTCATAACTTGTAATAAGGGGCTTTAAGTaggcatttgtttattttgaggGGTCACAAAAAGGATGGGAACGATTGTACTACAAGGACATTCTTTTTCCTGTGCACCTAAATCTATGATTTGTGTCCATGTTTCTCGTTCTGTGAATGATTGGCAGCAGTTAAGGGTGCCCTGGGTGAGATTAGAAACGTTCCCCCGTGACTCTGTGAATTAATGTTTCGGGCCTGAGTGGTCGTCTGGAAAAGGGCTTTTGTTGCATCACTAATAATTGCACAGCATGCTGAAAGTGAGTGATTGTATTCAGGTGCTGTTgttgaaattaattaaatgaaacAACTCTAGGGTGCCTTTGGATATTgttcttttgaaatgttgtgaGTGGTTTCCATAGCAATTACTGTCCATCTGTCTGATGGACGGGCTCCTGTATTTCTGCGAGCAGAACGCAGactatttattttgttgatgAAAGACCCCCCAGATGATCCCTGACGGGTTCAAGTGTTGTCCGTACACCAGTTTGTGACCTTGGTTTTCTGAAAATATACAGAAGGTGACTagatttcacaataaaaaaaaaaaccttttacgTGTGTCGAACCCTTGGCTGACTCTAAGTTCAGTGGCGATAGATGCCATACACCAAAATGTGTCCTCTTTTAAAACACAGATCAGTCATTTATTAACTTTTTAATCTGCCATTGTGAAAAATCAACATCtgggcagcatttcttctattGTTTAGATGCATTTTGCTGAAATAtacaaaagtaaaaattaaaaatgacaagGATGGctgaaataaatgtgttaatatAATAAAACCTATTACAATCAGTAACAGTACACAACAGCACATAAATGTCTAACAGAAGCAAAGCATGTACTGTGTTTGTAGCCAACACTTACGGTAGGAATTTATTATTATAGACCTtctatttattaaaaaaaaaaaatctaatcaacAGCACTGTTTGAGCGGGTAAACAAGGGAGCTATCATCTCCTTCACACTCCACAGTTATTATCTATTATTTCCGAGCTAACACCAAACATGATTTTTAGCATTCACATCCAAATGCTTTCGAGTATCAAAAGGCAAACCGGATACAGCAGTGGTCATCATCCAACGTAAGTATTCCAGTAAATGTTTATTGACAAAAATTCACTGAACAGAGTTTTGCCAGGCTTAGCTTAATGGCAACAAAACAGAACCAGAGACAAGAATTACAATATTGTGTGAGTGCTGGCAAAACCCTCAAAAGTTAGGGAGACATGACAATGAAACACTAATGtctaatgaaaaaacaaaacacctaaACCATCTCTTTTTGCCTCATTAGTCCCAAAAATCtcaactgaaaaagaaaagaaaaagaacagaacagACAATACACAGAGTGGGAACATGTTGGTACAGTCTTGCTACTTTTTGGTTGTCTTGCGGATCAGCGCCATTCtctgaaatgaaaacaagatTTATCAACAGTTGTCAAGTTTCAATACATGTACCTTTATATACTGAAATATTGTACGGTGTCCAACAGAAACAGTTGCGTACCTGTTTGTGAGCCTCTGTGGTGCAGGCCTTCTTAAACGGCCGGATCTCATCTGATCCATACCCAGGGATCCACATGTTCCACTGGCGCTCTGAGAAAAGCAACGCACAGTGAGCAGGGTGCAGGCTGTCAGCACAGTGTCTAAACTAGGATTAATGCCTCGTCGTTGTGTGCCTCCGCAAACCAGTCGAGTTGCAGTTACATACATGTTTGTCCGGACTTATATGTAAACATGACAAGAGAAAATGCAGAACAAGaactccccttctgttcctcagaGTTATGGTGTTTGAAAAtgtccagaaaagtgtttcagCAGACATTTGACCtcttggatataaaatgtcatcagttattttttcctgttagacatttgtgtcagattttgtcataattagtgtgtgaattcttgagtaatggccaacaatgtgttttgtgaggtcacagtgacctctgaccatcAAAATCTTGATGGTTATCTTTGGGTCCTTGTTGACATTTATGCCAGATGTatgaaattccttcaaggcgttcttgagatagcGTGTTCAAGAGAATGGGACGGGCAACCCAAAAAcctaatgcctccagccacagctgtcgCCAATGCATACAAATTGTTTTCAGGGCTATAATACAAATAATTTCAACACAGCAATGCAGAGATGACAGTTTACCTGCCAGTGATTGGGCTGCTATGTTACCATAAAACTGCAAATGTCTCGGGAGCTCTTGCATTTTCTGACTCTGACTGTTTGCAGTCGCTCAAGAAAATGAGCGCAAATTACTTTCACTCAAGACCGCACATTTTTTGATGTAACAATTTCAAAGagctttgtttctgtgttttctcttcAGATCATGAATCCATGAAGACGTCCCTTTGAGATGCCAACTGTTAGAAGTTTTTGTAAAAttccaaaacaataaatctgCTCCCTTCAATTATAACAAATGTAACTGTCAGATTTGAACATAAATTTCAGATTATGGctaaaaaataatgagatatCACTTTGAATTGAGAAATGATTCCTGTCTTACATTGACATGATATACTGGGACATCATTCTGATGTTGAAAGCAATTATCCCACAGTGATTACAAGCTGACCGCCATATCATAGatactttaaatgtttttcctgTGACCTACAGAGACATACTAAATCCACCCTTCTGAAAATATTAGGTGTCACAGCCCCGCAGAAAAGCCATCAGCAACTTACCAAGATGTAATTGAACATCCTTCACCTCCAAGGTGTTGGACTTGCGATGGCGAGCCAGTTGACAGGCTGCTGTCACTACACTCTCTATAAAGTCATCTGCAATTTGTAGCAGCATCTGAGAAGAGACGGGCGTTTTGAAAACCATTAATCATGCTCAGTAAAGGAAAGCAACATTGCACAACTGCTAGACAAATCTCTCATATTCTCAGCTGCTCACGCCATTATTCATGCAGCCAGGCTTTCAATAGAATAAGATTTCCAAATGATGGATGTGGCAGTGCTAGGTTAGGAAAGCTATAGAGCAACGAGAATCTGCGAGATGCAAGTGGTGTTCATTTCACACCGAAGAATCTGAGTGCAGAATTAATttgaaattttaattaaaaccactgacagaccTCTTCAACATCCTCATCCAGCTGCTCATTCGGATCGATCTCTCTCACCAGGTCCTGCAGCTTCTTCTTACTGAGCACCTggagagaaaacaaatgtaTTCAGTCTCATAAATACATAAGAGAACAGGTGTGCTGATGTTGTGTCCTCTCTACAGTAGTCTAATGATTTAAAGTCCAGAACCACAAAATGGTTACAGGGTAAAACAGTCTGACACTGATATTTATGAATGATGATATCTTGAGGCCAATGGAAAAACATCTTTATGCAAACACAATACAGTTCCAAAAAAGATTAATAACAATGAATATTTTGCCTTTCTAAACATTTGAGAGgagaaataaatacagcaaCTTCACAGTGGGACTGTCCCACACACAGGTAGCTCTGACATTGAGGATAATTATTCTTACCAAAGAAATAATGGTGACTTTATAAGCGACTGTAATTAGTAAAGAGTTTGTCTAGTAGAAAACTGCACAAGTTGGGCTATGATCGAAACTATGCAATGTATCAATGTGCACATTAAGTATGGAACTGTACTAGAGTAGTGATTTCTTTCCCACACAACTTTTAAGATCAGATTTGATGGGGAAATGTTACTGCTTTTAATCTAAATTATAAAATATGTGTATTAAGTTACCCAAACACAGATGCTCCTGTAGCAACCCAACCCACCAGTCCTTAGATATGGtgaataaaaacactgactgaccTGAGATCCCTCTGGACTACTTCTGCCAGCAGGGCCAGGGGTCCCAACCTTCACTGCTGTTGCGGTGCTGTTAGCCATGCTGGTGGCCACAGGAAAGCTGGAGGGACTCGGGAGTTTTTAAGGGGGGCAAggctgttgtgtgtctgtgccgGTGTGTGTCAGAGTCCTGTGTGACTGTCAAGATGGGCACAAATGGGATAGATTACCTTTTACAATGACCACCTCCGTAAATCTGGGGAGAATAGGAAGTACACAGGTTAGTGTCAAGGAAGCAATAGGCTCATAAACATGCTTAAAGTTGCTTACAGACTTTTTAACTGTTGTTTTATCCTGATCAATATATGATCTGCTCACATGGTTTATTTTAATTCACTCATATTTCATTTAATATAGCTCTATTTCATTTTCTGCTTTTGCCTCCCGATTTTATTTCATCGCAGTGTTGATGTTTTAATCTTTAACCAAGTAACTTTGAACGGTGCAGTGTAAATAATGACTGCTGTTATTGCCATTAGCTACAAGACCAATGCAGAAACTTAGCCGTGAAGCAACCCTATGTG
This DNA window, taken from Epinephelus moara isolate mb chromosome 6, YSFRI_EMoa_1.0, whole genome shotgun sequence, encodes the following:
- the rab42b gene encoding ras-related protein Rab-42b; the encoded protein is MDLTLWQYQFRIIMLGDSTVGKSSLLKRYTEDLFLESINQTVGVDFYVHFLEVEPDVRVKLQFWDTAGQERFRSVTRSYYRNSVGGLLVFDMTNQASFDHIKEWHAEVCERVMPHKVLFVLVGQKSDRDAEGERVVSREEAEKLAGQLGMPYVEVSAKTGQNVKDAFELLTRRIYQGLLSGEVELQEGWDGVKCTAPQALQLQRASQAQPSTKNNKKCCA
- the taf12 gene encoding transcription initiation factor TFIID subunit 12 — encoded protein: MANSTATAVKVGTPGPAGRSSPEGSQVLSKKKLQDLVREIDPNEQLDEDVEEMLLQIADDFIESVVTAACQLARHRKSNTLEVKDVQLHLERQWNMWIPGYGSDEIRPFKKACTTEAHKQRMALIRKTTKK